A window of the Clupea harengus chromosome 8, Ch_v2.0.2, whole genome shotgun sequence genome harbors these coding sequences:
- the LOC105890460 gene encoding ladderlectin-like encodes MKVLILAALLCMYSAVTHAVTLPAPVSNSTASSTAEGLLPAEHLGQCPSGWFKKGSRCFLMVTSKKTWKDAVKHCVGQQGSLASVQSSDEYNFLQTMVTLSGQSSAWIGGFYFQGAWLWIDSAGFYYTNWHTQNNVYAYPCLKLNSNGGWSNRRCRTICAFICARILSC; translated from the exons ATGAAGGTTCTCATACTGGCTGCTCTTCTCTGTATGTACTCTGCTGTGACCCATGCTGTGACCCTTCCTGCACCTG tctctaaCTCGACAGCCTCCTCTACAGCGGAGGGCCTTCTGCCAGCAG AGCATCTCGGTCAGTGTCCTTCTGGCTGGTTCAAAAAAGGTTCCCGCTGCTTTTTGATGGTGACCTCCAAGAAGACCTGGAAGGATGCTGTG aagCATTGTGTGGGGCAGCAAGGCAGTCTGGCCTCTGTGCAGTCTTCTGATGAATACAACTTCCTGCAGACTATGGTTACACTTTCAGGCCAATCAAGCGCTTGGATCGGAGGTTTCTATTTCCAG GGTGCCTGGCTGTGGATTGACAGCGCTGGCTTCTATTACACTAactggcacacacagaacaatgtGTACGCTTATCCTTGCTTGAAGCTGAATTCCAATG GTGGCTGGTCAAACCGGCGCTGTAGGACAATCTGCGCATTCATCTGTGCCAGGATACTCTCCTGCTGA
- the mrps12 gene encoding 28S ribosomal protein S12, mitochondrial-like translates to MSLLGRLRPLMSFLQVSQSVSQWAPPILSRTMATLNQMHRHGKPPPRPPKVSAIFGRPQMKAVVLKTMIRKPKKPNSANRKCARVRLSNGKEAVVFIPGEGHNLQEHNVVLVQGGRTQDLPGVKLTVVRGKYDCAHVVKKKQ, encoded by the exons ATGTCGCTTTTGGGGAGGCTGAGACCACTGATGTCGTTTCTTCAGG TGTCgcagtctgtctctcagtgggCCCCCCCAATCCTCTCCAGGACCATGGCCACCCTGAATCAGATGCACCGCCACGGCAAGCCCCCTCCCCGCCCGCCGAAGGTCAGCGCTATATTCGGGCGTCCACAGATGAAGGCGGTGGTGCTGAAAACCATGATCCGCAAACCCAAGAAGCCCAATTCAGCCAACCGCAAGTGCGCTCGCGTCCGGCTGTCTAACGGCAAGGAGGCTGTTGTGTTCATTCCTGGGGAGGGACACAACCTGCAGGAGCACAACGTGGTGCTGGTGCAAGGGGGCAGAACGCAGGATCTGCCAGGCGTGAAGCTGACAGTGGTCAGGGGTAAATATGACTGTGCCCACGTGGTGAAGAAAAAACAGTGA
- the nlrc3l1 gene encoding NLR family CARD domain-containing protein 3 — translation MDTDLIPVGRGASAHGTESGGEEEDDMMWDRDLDLPDTCDVERAASPAPSYLSMESGTMDFSGSNPDPDDLTTRIELERPDSCVSSIYSLESDEDVEKEMKPELRVRKKAKVIPYNAAKPELAIDPNQKRHPALTVKFTFKFLEQVLKKLSESHLKFFKKYLWERYPEFFRDPLDGLDILDLVDKMLECCDIELALKITTHVVQYMGQKKLVEYITGHLQRNEVRYALRQQLKQQYSTIYEGCPKQGGSADFESVYTEHHMTVGMYAPPNNEHELRGAVQELKVEPRYNYKPLKNTELYVSSLEEQKYLRLLVMKGVAGSGKSAAAQRYILDWVAETAHEHIYFVFPLSGARMLPTLDTDTTFHALLTALFPCVAELTDLEFEDCQVLFIMDEVDELVYELDFLYTHCWCDMNTTVSTRLLLINLIKGNLLHSSYLWMVIRALASCELPNDRISQVVEVRGFAEEAREVYFRKRHSNDPALAERMVKYLRANNTLFIMCHLPLFCWVVSTVLQKVFQKFPPGQEPPSTITEMYTRLVQVYFNKRERRRSQCDAVAKKWEDDRVLLMKMGKVAYTMLEKEIFQMVTSHWKEDEIDPQQVIVHCGLVTEYYREKYILYQEKLRCFIHPTVQEYMAALYVFLSYKNSGKNVMDTSKMAMIKLRDTSLTDLYKYAIEKAVHPKASAKHHYDLFLRFLVGLGAESNQGILGSFINHVGCKASATEDAARLIRKKIKDNPDLKKCLEELFPLEGQGKQ, via the exons ATGGACACAGATTTGATTCCGGTCGGCCGCGGGGCCTCCGCGCACGGAACCGAGTCTGGCGgcgaggaggaagatgatatgATGTGGGATCGAGACTTGGATCTACCAGACAC GTGTGACGTCGAGAGGGCTGCCTCCCCGGCTCCAAGTTACCTGTCCATGGAGAGTGGGACTATGGACTTCAGCGGATCAAACCCTGACCCTGACGACCTTACAACCAG GATTGAGCTGGAGAGACCAGACTCCTGTGTTTCAAGCATCTACTCTCTGGAGAGTGACGAGGACgtggagaaggagatgaagcCTGAactcag GGTCCGAAAGAAGGCCAAAGTCATCCCATACAACGCAGCTAAACCGGAGCTCGCCATCGACCCCAACCAGAAGAGGCACCCAGCTCTGACCGTCAAGTTCACTTTCAAG TTCCTGGAGCAGGTCTTGAAGAAGCTGTCTGAGTCTCACCTGAAGTTCTTCAAGAAGTACCTGTGGGAGCGCTACCCTGAGTTCTTCAGAGACCCACTGGATGGCCTGGACATCCTCGACCTGGTGGACAAGATGCTGGAGTGCTGTGACATTGAATTGGCCTTAAAGATCACCACGCATGTGGTTCAGTACATGGGACAAAAGAAGCTTGTCGAATACATAACAGGACACCTTCAAAGGA ATGAAGTGCGCTACGCTTTGAGACAGCAGCTGAAACAGCAGTACAGCACCATTTATGAAGGCTGCCCCAAGCAGGGAGGGTCTGCAGACTTTGAGTCCGTTTACACCGAGCATCACATGACGGTGGGAATGTACGCGCCCCCCAACAACGAGCACGAGCTGAGGGGGGCGGTGCAAGAGCTGAAGGTGGAACCCCGGTACAACTACAAGCCCTTGAAGAACACGGAGCTCTACGTCTCGTCGCTGGAGGAGCAGAAGTACCTGCGGCTCCTCGTGATGAAGGGCGTGGCCGGCAGTGGGAAGTCGGCGGCGGCGCAGCGCTACATCCTGGACTGGGTGGCGGAGACGGCCCACGAGCACATCTACTTCGTGTTCCCTCTGTCGGGCGCCCGCATGCTGCCCACGCTGGACACCGACACCACCTTCCACGCGCTGCTCACCGCCCTGTTTCCCTGTGTGGCGGAGCTCACTGACCTGGAGTTCGAGGACTGCCAGGTGCTGTTCATCATGGACGAGGTGGACGAGCTGGTGTACGAGCTGGACTTCCTGTACACGCACTGCTGGTGCGACATGAACACCACGGTCAGCACCCGACTGCTGCTCATCAACCTGATCAAAGGGAACCTGCTGCACAGCTCCTACCTGTGGATGGTCATACGCGCGCTGGCCTCCTGCGAGCTCCCCAACGATCGCATCTCCCAGGTGGTGGAGGTGCGCGGCTTTGCCGAGGAGGCCCGCGAGGTCTACTTCAGAAAGAGGCACAGCAATGACCCCGCCCTGGCTGAACGCATGGTGAAATACCTGCGGGCCAATAATACGCTCTTCATCATGTGCCACCTACCCCTGTTCTGCTGGGTCGTGTCCACTGTCCTCCAAAAAGTGTTCCAGAAGTTTCCGCCAGGCCAGGAGCCCCCTAGCACGATAACCGAGATGTACACACGCCTGGTGCAGGTGTATTTCAACAAACGGGAGCGGCGAAGGTCGCAGTGTGATGCGGTCGCTAAGAAGTGGGAGGATGACCGGGTGCTGCTTATGAAGATGGGCAAGGTGGCGTACACCATGCTGGAGAAGGAGATCTTCCAAATGGTCACGAGCCACTGGAAGGAGGACGAGATTGACCCCCAGCAGGTTATAGTTCACTGTGGACTGGTCACCGAGTACTACCGCGAGAAGTACATCTTGTACCAAGAAAAGCTCCGCTGCTTCATCCACCCCACTGTGCAGGAGTATATGGCTGCTCTCTATGTGTTCCTCTCTTACAAAAACAGCGGCAAGAACGTCATGGACACCAGCAAGATGGCCATGATCAAGCTGCGGGACACAAGCCTGACGGACTTGTACAAATACGCCATAGAGAAAGCAGTGCACCCCAAAGCCTCCGCTAAGCACCACTACGACCTCTTCCTGCGCTTCCTCGTGGGCCTGGGTGCAGAGTCCAACCAGGGAATTCTGGGTAGTTTTATCAATCATGTAGGGTGCAAGGCCTCAGCCACGGAGGATGCCGCCCGGCTCATCAGAAAAAAGATCAAGGATAATCCAGACCTGAAGAAATGCTTGGAGGAACTTTTCCCTTTAGAAGGCCAAGGAAAACAATAA